From Weissella confusa, a single genomic window includes:
- the spxB gene encoding pyruvate oxidase produces the protein MSDKKISAGLAALKVMEGWGIDTMYGIPSGTLSGLMNAMGNPENKVKFIQVKHEEIGAMAAVMQYKFGGNIAVTVGSGGPGATHLINGLYDAYMDHIPVLAILGSKPVRELNMDSFQELNQNPMYDHIAVYNRRVATAEQLPHLVDDAIRTAISKRGVAVLEVPADFGFAELDAESIYSTPLYSSGTKYKRYKPVAPEAEEIDEAVAILKASERPVIYAGFGTQGHGDLVEELSRKIKAPVITTGKNFDNFNWDFEALTGSAFRVGWKPANEAVLEADTVLFIGTNFPFSEVEGTFRNVKKFIQIDANPDMLGKRHETDVAILADAGESLKALLAKVEPVADTPWWQANIKNVQNWRDYMNKLEQKTEGPLQAYQVYNAINKLADEDAIFSTDVGDVTQLSTRHLHMNPKQMWRTSPLFATMGIALPGGIGAKNIYPDRQVWNIIGDGAFSMTYPDVVTSVRYDMPMINVIFTNTEYGFIKNKYEDTNEYNFGVDFTDVDYAKVGEAQGAVGLTVNRIEDIDRVMQEAVDYYKQGRVVVVDAKITKDRPIPVETLKLDTNLYSEDVVKEYKEKYEAEALVPFREFLEGEGLKSIYIKEDNANKFSF, from the coding sequence ATGTCAGATAAGAAGATTTCTGCAGGATTAGCAGCATTGAAGGTCATGGAAGGCTGGGGGATTGATACCATGTACGGTATTCCTTCTGGTACGCTAAGTGGTTTGATGAATGCGATGGGAAATCCAGAAAACAAGGTGAAGTTTATCCAAGTTAAGCACGAAGAAATTGGTGCGATGGCTGCCGTTATGCAATATAAGTTCGGGGGAAACATTGCCGTAACTGTTGGGTCAGGTGGACCGGGTGCCACACACTTGATTAACGGATTGTACGATGCGTATATGGATCACATCCCCGTGCTAGCGATTTTGGGATCAAAGCCAGTGCGTGAATTGAACATGGATTCATTCCAAGAATTGAACCAAAATCCAATGTACGATCACATTGCGGTCTACAACCGTCGTGTCGCTACAGCTGAGCAATTGCCACACTTGGTGGACGATGCAATTCGTACCGCCATTTCAAAGCGTGGTGTTGCGGTGCTTGAAGTGCCAGCTGACTTTGGCTTTGCTGAGTTGGATGCTGAGTCAATCTACTCAACACCTTTGTACTCTTCAGGAACGAAGTACAAGCGCTACAAGCCAGTAGCACCAGAGGCTGAAGAAATTGATGAGGCTGTTGCTATTTTGAAGGCTTCGGAGCGTCCGGTTATCTATGCTGGTTTCGGAACCCAAGGTCACGGTGACTTGGTGGAAGAGTTGTCACGCAAGATTAAGGCACCGGTGATTACGACCGGAAAGAACTTCGACAACTTCAATTGGGACTTTGAAGCATTGACTGGTTCAGCGTTCCGTGTTGGTTGGAAGCCAGCCAATGAAGCTGTTTTGGAGGCCGATACGGTATTGTTCATCGGAACAAACTTCCCATTCTCAGAAGTTGAGGGAACGTTCCGTAACGTGAAGAAGTTCATTCAAATCGATGCGAACCCAGACATGCTTGGTAAGCGTCACGAAACGGATGTCGCCATCTTGGCTGATGCGGGTGAATCATTGAAGGCGTTGTTGGCAAAGGTTGAACCAGTAGCGGATACACCATGGTGGCAAGCAAACATCAAGAACGTTCAAAACTGGCGCGACTACATGAACAAGTTGGAGCAAAAGACAGAAGGACCGTTGCAAGCCTACCAAGTCTACAATGCCATCAACAAGCTAGCTGATGAAGATGCCATCTTCTCAACTGATGTCGGTGACGTGACACAATTGTCAACGCGTCACTTGCACATGAACCCTAAGCAAATGTGGCGTACATCCCCATTGTTCGCAACAATGGGAATCGCTTTGCCGGGTGGTATCGGTGCCAAGAATATTTACCCAGATCGTCAAGTTTGGAACATTATCGGTGATGGTGCGTTCTCAATGACGTATCCTGATGTTGTCACGAGTGTGCGTTACGACATGCCAATGATCAACGTTATCTTTACGAACACGGAGTACGGTTTCATCAAGAACAAGTATGAAGACACCAACGAGTACAACTTCGGGGTCGACTTTACCGATGTTGATTACGCCAAGGTTGGTGAAGCGCAAGGTGCCGTTGGTTTGACCGTTAACCGTATTGAAGATATTGACCGTGTGATGCAAGAAGCGGTTGATTACTACAAGCAAGGTCGCGTTGTCGTTGTGGATGCGAAGATTACCAAGGACCGTCCAATTCCAGTTGAAACGTTGAAGCTTGATACAAACTTGTACAGCGAAGACGTGGTCAAGGAATACAAGGAAAAGTACGAAGCTGAAGCGCTTGTGCCATTCCGTGAGTTCCTTGAAGGTGAAGGTTTGAAGTCAATCTACATCAAGGAAGATAATGCTAATAAGTTTAGTTTCTAA
- a CDS encoding leucine-rich repeat domain-containing protein, with the protein MTTSNVPVHAEATLTSTATEDVASWVPDAALRVALQAALGKGTPLTKDNVATITQLNLTYDGITNLSGLEFATNLRALDLTGNTITDITPLQHLHNLTDVSLRMNKASVMPDLTPLAGTPVKSLNLVADDYGTQPDKLAGLAQLTSLEELEMQNNDLTTVPPVTDLPKLSYLGIAGNKLTSVQGLAGMHQLTALKVGSNQLTDYTPIASLTNLTTLSIGNNRSNDISMLRSLVNLQEATFSQMGLTNNAVQVFSYMPKLVTLSIDFNDQISDLTPLAGLRQLQSLNFSKDQVSDLTPLKQLTNLTDLSFSNAQVANLAPLAGLTKLTSLNLLRNHVSDLSPLQNLQGLSYLNAKYQSVTNAAIGLKSGETTATVPLSVKDTSGNGIALQQDGAPLKTVNGQVTLQGVKPDSSAFLSWDNKSASGINSRFSGTVEQPFTVKTEVAQPSRLPVTLAVLKGDGSNLTSVASNYIKSAATFEPDEDGTGTLTITAKVPANYGPNSITFTSGRQLSANLVGSEYIMTYAFDLTAEQVAKPLFIENMHVDFRTGSFVYDNWYDVTFRLEGMPGAAPLPSVNETTEQDTTVAMLTEGVMRPETPQKQIKAQVIKTAPVATPQFAKTEKLVKQTPIVAAGVVPIQKPAVMTKSEEKPAARVVPDKPDDKTPTVVTKSQPAPTGAEPQTSTEMIIVAAVGSIVIGLILGWAGIDWWGKRH; encoded by the coding sequence ATGACGACAAGTAACGTGCCAGTTCACGCGGAGGCAACACTAACAAGCACAGCAACTGAAGATGTCGCAAGTTGGGTGCCTGATGCAGCTTTGCGCGTGGCGTTACAAGCTGCCTTGGGGAAGGGGACACCATTGACGAAGGATAACGTTGCGACAATTACGCAACTCAATCTGACGTATGATGGCATCACTAATTTGTCAGGACTTGAGTTTGCGACGAACTTGCGGGCGCTTGATTTAACAGGTAACACGATCACAGATATTACACCGTTACAACATTTACACAATCTGACTGACGTTAGCTTGCGCATGAACAAGGCGAGTGTAATGCCAGATTTGACGCCACTTGCAGGGACACCGGTTAAGTCACTGAATTTAGTTGCAGACGACTATGGGACGCAACCGGATAAGCTGGCGGGGCTCGCCCAATTAACGTCGCTTGAAGAATTAGAAATGCAGAACAATGATCTGACAACGGTGCCACCGGTGACTGATTTGCCTAAACTAAGTTATTTGGGAATTGCTGGTAATAAGTTAACGTCAGTCCAAGGATTGGCGGGGATGCATCAACTGACTGCTTTGAAGGTTGGTTCAAATCAGCTAACCGATTACACACCGATTGCATCGCTCACAAACTTAACAACGTTGTCGATTGGGAATAATCGTAGCAATGATATTTCGATGTTGCGCTCACTAGTTAACTTACAAGAAGCGACATTTTCGCAGATGGGGTTAACGAATAATGCGGTGCAGGTATTTTCGTACATGCCCAAGTTGGTGACGTTATCAATCGATTTTAATGATCAAATTTCTGACCTAACGCCGTTGGCTGGTTTACGCCAACTGCAAAGTTTGAACTTTAGCAAGGACCAAGTCAGTGATTTAACACCGCTTAAGCAATTAACGAATTTGACTGACCTAAGCTTTTCAAATGCGCAAGTTGCTAATTTGGCACCGCTGGCTGGTTTAACAAAGCTGACGTCATTGAATCTATTACGTAATCACGTATCAGATTTGAGTCCATTGCAAAATTTGCAGGGACTATCTTATCTGAATGCGAAGTACCAGTCGGTCACTAACGCAGCCATTGGGTTGAAGAGTGGTGAAACGACAGCAACGGTGCCATTGTCAGTCAAAGACACGTCGGGTAATGGCATTGCCTTGCAACAAGATGGGGCACCGCTTAAAACGGTAAACGGTCAGGTGACGCTGCAAGGCGTTAAGCCAGATAGTTCCGCCTTTTTGTCTTGGGACAACAAAAGTGCCAGTGGAATTAACAGTCGCTTTAGTGGGACAGTGGAGCAACCTTTCACGGTTAAAACAGAGGTGGCACAACCGAGTCGTTTGCCAGTCACGTTGGCCGTGTTGAAAGGGGATGGCAGTAACCTAACCTCTGTGGCAAGTAACTACATCAAGTCGGCTGCAACGTTTGAACCTGACGAAGATGGCACAGGCACGTTAACGATTACGGCTAAAGTACCGGCTAATTATGGCCCTAACAGCATTACGTTCACGAGTGGTCGTCAATTATCAGCGAACTTGGTGGGATCTGAATATATCATGACCTATGCGTTCGATTTAACGGCTGAACAGGTTGCTAAGCCATTGTTTATCGAAAACATGCACGTTGATTTCCGCACTGGCAGTTTCGTCTATGATAATTGGTATGATGTGACCTTCCGCTTAGAAGGTATGCCAGGCGCCGCGCCACTACCATCAGTGAACGAGACAACTGAGCAGGATACAACAGTAGCAATGTTGACTGAAGGTGTCATGCGACCAGAAACACCACAGAAGCAAATCAAAGCACAAGTGATTAAAACGGCGCCTGTAGCAACGCCGCAGTTTGCCAAAACGGAAAAGCTGGTTAAGCAAACGCCGATTGTCGCAGCTGGTGTTGTACCAATACAGAAGCCAGCTGTAATGACGAAATCTGAGGAGAAGCCAGCTGCACGAGTTGTGCCAGATAAGCCAGATGATAAGACGCCAACGGTTGTCACGAAATCACAGCCAGCACCAACTGGCGCCGAACCACAAACGTCAACGGAAATGATTATCGTCGCAGCCGTGGGTAGCATTGTGATTGGATTGATTCTTGGTTGGGCTGGTATTGATTGGTGGGGGAAGCGTCATTAA